From bacterium, one genomic window encodes:
- a CDS encoding endonuclease Q family protein — MGSAPCGPAAPALRGQTPRQMLTIADLHVHIGSAADRQVVKVTASRDLTFENILLESVNRKGVQVVGIVDCASPAVIRDIEALIGAGHMAQLDGGGLRYLGKLTVLLGAEVETREPGGGMSHHVSYFPHLGQLKAFSARISEHLTNPNLSSQACGLSARELCDLALQHQAQFIPAHAFTPHKSIYGSCGDRAADVFGDYWDAIPALELGLSADAFLADRLDELSGKTFLANSDAHSLPRIAREYNILEIEEPSFEEFRRALWREQGRHVAANFGLDPRLGKYHRTHCEQCHWTAHEPPPVLACEQCGSTDVTRGVLDRIVQIADYDEPRPPDHRGPYQYQIPLQFVPKVGAVALNRLLNAFGTEMAVLHQATRQELGEAVGQKVADLIIQAREGTLPLEAGGGGRYGRAIREGEGQIRLPGL; from the coding sequence ATGGGGTCAGCCCCCTGCGGCCCGGCTGCGCCGGCCCTCCGGGGACAGACCCCGCGCCAGATGCTCACCATCGCCGACTTACACGTTCACATCGGCTCTGCCGCCGACAGGCAGGTCGTCAAGGTCACGGCCTCGCGCGACTTGACCTTCGAGAACATCCTCCTCGAGTCGGTCAACCGCAAGGGCGTACAGGTCGTCGGCATTGTGGACTGCGCCAGCCCGGCCGTCATCCGCGACATTGAGGCGCTCATTGGCGCCGGGCACATGGCCCAGCTCGACGGCGGCGGCCTGCGCTACCTGGGGAAGCTGACGGTGCTGCTGGGTGCCGAGGTCGAGACGCGCGAGCCTGGCGGCGGCATGTCCCACCATGTCAGCTACTTCCCGCACCTGGGGCAGCTCAAGGCCTTCTCCGCCAGGATCAGCGAGCACCTCACCAACCCCAATCTGTCATCGCAGGCCTGCGGGCTCTCCGCACGCGAGCTGTGCGACCTGGCGCTGCAGCACCAGGCGCAGTTCATCCCGGCCCATGCCTTCACGCCCCACAAGAGCATCTATGGCTCGTGCGGAGACCGTGCCGCCGATGTGTTCGGCGACTACTGGGATGCCATACCCGCCCTCGAGCTGGGGCTGTCGGCCGACGCCTTCCTGGCCGACCGGCTGGACGAACTCTCCGGCAAGACCTTCCTGGCCAACTCCGATGCGCACTCCTTGCCCCGGATCGCGCGCGAGTACAACATCCTGGAAATCGAGGAGCCGAGCTTCGAGGAGTTCCGGCGGGCGCTGTGGCGCGAGCAGGGGCGGCACGTCGCTGCCAACTTCGGCCTCGACCCGCGCCTGGGCAAGTACCATCGCACGCACTGCGAGCAGTGCCACTGGACGGCGCACGAGCCGCCGCCCGTGCTCGCCTGCGAGCAATGCGGTAGCACGGACGTGACGCGGGGCGTACTCGACCGCATCGTGCAGATCGCCGACTACGACGAGCCGCGCCCGCCCGACCATCGCGGCCCGTACCAGTACCAGATCCCGCTGCAGTTCGTCCCGAAGGTCGGGGCCGTCGCCCTCAACCGTCTCCTGAACGCCTTCGGCACCGAGATGGCGGTGTTGCACCAGGCGACCCGGCAGGAGCTGGGCGAGGCGGTAGGGCAAAAGGTGGCGGACCTCATCATCCAGGCGCGCGAGGGGACGCTGCCGCTGGAGGCCGGCGGCGGGGGACGCTACGGCCGGGCCATCCGCGAGGGCGAGGGCCAGATCCGGCTGCCGGGGCTGTGA
- a CDS encoding right-handed parallel beta-helix repeat-containing protein, translating into MTRPECLVSCLLAMLLCASASLSAGLTLYISPKGNDKANGLSASPGKAGGPFRTLERARDEIRARKQAGTLPVGPITVELAAGIYERDAAFALEEQDSGTAEAPITYRAKPGAEVRIVGGKVVKGWQTVTDPATLDRLDPAARGKVVVTDLKAQGITDYGKPGGGWASGAVLRLELFYNNEPMGLARWPNEGFVRVKDVTDEKPVDVRGTKGSKAAKFIYDGDRPERWLKMGEKDVWLQGWWFWDWAEERQRIASIDPERKLITLEEPPVHPYGYRKGQWYYAYNALCELDQAGEWFLDRENGLLYFWPPQPLAQSVATVSLIPNLLTMKQVSHVTLRGLTFETCRATGITMSGGTENRIVACVVRNTGSYAINMGGGTKNGVVGCDTYNMGDGGVIVDAGDRKTLTHAENFVDNCHIHHYSRWNRIIKPGIGLYGCGNRATHNLIHDAPHKGMLFGGNDHLIEFNEFHSVVYEANDAGVIYAGYDWTMRGHEIRYNYFHDIYGFEGRGCVGVYLDDMFSSAHIHSNVFYRVPRAAFIGGGHDTTIENNIFVDCKPAIHVDARALGWASGSYDTLVSRLKAMPYETEPWRTRYPQLLTILDHEPMRPQGNIVARNICVGGRWDEVDAKARPGVMFIDNLLDQDPQLVGAKKLADPKAFPVATDFALKPQSPALKLGFKPLPVAQMGLYQSPDRASWPVRHTVRTKERDILDAAAKGATASPAGGAPRGPLATLKVSRCGSADPRVTAPTADGDLKPEEWGGEAKVVVLEQGLDGGKVAPASRAWLLHDGRCLYVAVDNTVNKDQPLQTKDEWGGSDAVELAFRSLSGASAPILVLRGYPNGAFHSDDEAGAPAAAVKQAAAGVVYRCKVLGPDRWVTEWQIPLASLGIDPSKQPKFFFSLTVRKSGGPTWVQWQGTRDKCTWQADNAGTLELGR; encoded by the coding sequence ATGACTCGTCCCGAGTGCCTCGTGTCGTGCCTGCTGGCCATGCTGCTGTGCGCCTCGGCATCACTCTCGGCCGGGCTCACCCTCTACATCTCACCGAAGGGCAACGACAAGGCGAACGGCCTGTCCGCCTCGCCGGGCAAGGCCGGCGGACCCTTCCGGACGCTGGAGCGCGCTCGGGATGAGATCCGCGCCCGCAAGCAGGCCGGCACGCTGCCGGTCGGGCCCATCACGGTCGAACTGGCCGCGGGCATCTATGAGCGCGACGCGGCCTTCGCACTTGAGGAGCAGGACTCCGGCACCGCCGAGGCGCCCATCACGTACCGGGCCAAGCCCGGTGCTGAGGTCCGCATCGTGGGCGGCAAGGTCGTGAAGGGCTGGCAGACCGTCACCGACCCGGCCACGCTGGACCGGCTCGACCCCGCCGCACGGGGCAAGGTCGTCGTCACGGACCTGAAGGCCCAGGGCATCACCGACTACGGCAAGCCCGGCGGCGGCTGGGCGTCGGGCGCGGTCCTGCGGCTGGAGCTGTTCTACAACAACGAGCCGATGGGGCTGGCCCGGTGGCCCAATGAGGGCTTTGTGCGCGTCAAGGACGTGACTGACGAGAAGCCCGTGGACGTGCGCGGCACGAAGGGCTCGAAGGCCGCCAAGTTCATCTACGACGGCGACCGGCCCGAGCGCTGGCTGAAGATGGGCGAGAAGGATGTGTGGCTGCAGGGCTGGTGGTTCTGGGACTGGGCCGAGGAGCGGCAGCGCATCGCGAGCATTGACCCGGAGCGCAAGCTCATCACGCTCGAGGAGCCGCCGGTCCACCCGTACGGCTACCGCAAGGGCCAGTGGTACTACGCCTACAACGCCCTGTGCGAGTTGGACCAGGCGGGCGAGTGGTTCCTGGACCGCGAGAACGGGCTGCTGTACTTCTGGCCGCCGCAGCCCCTGGCCCAGAGCGTCGCCACCGTCTCCCTGATCCCCAACCTGCTGACCATGAAGCAGGTCTCGCATGTGACGCTGCGCGGGCTGACCTTTGAGACGTGCCGCGCGACCGGGATCACGATGTCAGGGGGCACCGAGAACCGCATCGTGGCCTGCGTGGTCCGCAACACGGGCAGCTATGCCATCAACATGGGCGGCGGCACCAAGAACGGCGTCGTGGGCTGTGACACGTACAACATGGGCGACGGCGGGGTGATCGTGGACGCCGGGGACCGCAAGACACTGACCCATGCCGAGAACTTCGTGGACAACTGCCACATCCACCACTACAGCCGCTGGAACCGGATCATCAAGCCGGGCATCGGCCTGTACGGCTGCGGCAACCGCGCCACCCACAACCTCATCCACGACGCCCCCCACAAGGGCATGCTCTTTGGCGGCAACGACCACCTCATCGAGTTCAACGAGTTCCACAGCGTCGTCTACGAGGCCAATGATGCGGGCGTGATCTACGCCGGCTATGACTGGACCATGCGCGGCCACGAGATCCGCTACAACTACTTCCACGACATCTACGGCTTCGAAGGCCGGGGCTGCGTCGGTGTGTATCTGGACGACATGTTCTCCTCGGCGCACATCCACAGCAACGTCTTCTACCGCGTACCGCGGGCCGCGTTCATTGGCGGCGGGCACGACACGACGATCGAGAACAACATCTTCGTGGACTGCAAGCCGGCGATCCATGTGGACGCCCGCGCGCTGGGCTGGGCTTCCGGCTCGTACGACACGCTGGTGAGCCGCCTGAAGGCCATGCCGTACGAGACCGAGCCGTGGAGAACCCGCTACCCGCAGTTGCTCACGATCCTGGACCACGAGCCGATGCGCCCGCAGGGCAATATCGTGGCCCGCAACATCTGTGTGGGTGGCCGGTGGGACGAAGTTGACGCCAAGGCGCGGCCGGGCGTCATGTTCATTGACAACCTGCTGGATCAGGACCCGCAGCTCGTCGGCGCCAAGAAGCTGGCCGACCCGAAGGCCTTCCCGGTGGCGACCGATTTCGCCCTCAAGCCACAGTCTCCGGCGCTGAAGCTCGGCTTCAAGCCGCTCCCCGTGGCGCAGATGGGGCTGTACCAGAGCCCGGACCGCGCCTCGTGGCCGGTGCGGCACACGGTCCGGACGAAGGAGCGGGACATCCTGGACGCAGCGGCGAAGGGTGCCACCGCCAGCCCCGCCGGCGGTGCCCCGAGGGGGCCGTTGGCGACACTGAAGGTGTCGCGCTGCGGGTCGGCCGACCCGCGAGTGACCGCTCCCACCGCGGATGGCGACCTCAAGCCCGAGGAATGGGGCGGCGAGGCGAAGGTCGTGGTGCTCGAGCAGGGCCTCGACGGCGGCAAGGTCGCGCCGGCCAGCCGGGCCTGGCTGCTGCATGACGGCCGGTGCCTGTATGTGGCGGTGGACAACACCGTGAACAAGGACCAGCCGCTGCAGACGAAGGACGAGTGGGGCGGCAGCGATGCAGTCGAGTTGGCCTTCCGCAGCCTGAGCGGCGCCAGCGCCCCCATCCTGGTCCTGCGCGGCTACCCCAATGGCGCTTTCCACAGCGACGACGAGGCCGGAGCGCCGGCAGCGGCAGTGAAGCAAGCGGCGGCGGGGGTTGTCTATCGGTGCAAGGTCCTCGGCCCCGATCGCTGGGTGACGGAATGGCAGATCCCGCTGGCTTCGCTGGGGATTGACCCGTCCAAGCAGCCGAAGTTCTTCTTCAGCCTCACGGTCCGCAAGAGCGGCGGGCCGACATGGGTGCAGTGGCAGGGCACGCGCGACAAGTGCACCTGGCAGGCCGACAATGCAGGCACCTTGGAGTTGGGGCGATGA
- a CDS encoding right-handed parallel beta-helix repeat-containing protein, whose product MTRSLCLAAILAAATAAVADLTPGATPAETHQRLAAALAEAGKTGAVVTLAPGEYVLNQGLDLKRATLTGPGATLRLVNPETNKGYLFGVTLGSQGVLRDLALTGEGPRCVPVGIGPGARQVQIRHVTITGGTTLIDSNVPDIHDVLIEGCDLYQGGYGLLLDANCSGDNVRIVGCLFKDNTSDAIELNFPKSEEGKVVRNVVISGCVFDNTGGNPNSATSGFGVGIAAGQNIQITGCTFRKCAVQGVHIEDDSDNVTVSGNNFEDCGLGCTTGNWTGGVHLLSGSKYVTVTGNNFRHCRYGVSGLQGYKLHHVSVVGNTFRDNERGAWFMQFAKGVFQGNVMEDCGIALELWRSPGWVVSGNFIGAARATEGAEKPRESVGFRCFGFRDLVCTGNILDVDVPFDHDNKDWYDEHYVIRDNVILRGKSRENAQPAEKHPGM is encoded by the coding sequence ATGACACGCTCCCTCTGTCTTGCCGCCATCCTCGCGGCCGCCACGGCCGCGGTCGCTGACCTGACCCCCGGCGCGACGCCCGCGGAGACACACCAACGCCTGGCGGCGGCGCTGGCCGAGGCCGGCAAGACCGGCGCGGTGGTGACGCTGGCGCCGGGGGAGTATGTCCTCAACCAGGGCCTCGACCTCAAGCGCGCGACGCTCACCGGGCCCGGAGCCACGCTCCGCCTCGTCAACCCCGAGACCAACAAGGGCTATCTGTTCGGCGTCACGCTCGGCAGCCAGGGCGTGCTGCGCGACCTCGCCCTGACGGGCGAGGGGCCGCGCTGCGTGCCGGTGGGCATCGGGCCGGGCGCGCGCCAGGTGCAGATTCGCCACGTCACGATCACCGGCGGCACGACCCTCATTGATAGCAACGTCCCCGACATCCACGACGTCCTGATCGAGGGTTGCGACCTGTACCAGGGCGGCTACGGGCTGCTGCTGGACGCCAACTGCTCGGGCGACAACGTGCGTATCGTCGGCTGCCTGTTCAAGGACAACACCTCCGACGCCATCGAGCTGAACTTCCCGAAGAGCGAAGAGGGCAAGGTGGTCCGCAATGTGGTGATCTCCGGCTGCGTGTTTGACAACACCGGCGGTAACCCGAACTCCGCGACCTCGGGCTTTGGGGTGGGCATCGCCGCCGGGCAGAACATCCAGATCACCGGCTGCACCTTCCGCAAGTGCGCAGTGCAGGGCGTGCACATCGAGGACGACAGCGACAACGTGACCGTCAGCGGGAACAACTTCGAGGACTGCGGCCTGGGCTGCACCACAGGCAACTGGACCGGCGGTGTGCACCTCCTCAGCGGCAGCAAGTACGTCACTGTGACCGGCAACAACTTCCGCCACTGCCGGTACGGGGTGAGCGGTCTGCAGGGCTACAAGCTGCATCACGTCAGCGTCGTCGGCAACACCTTCCGAGACAACGAGCGGGGCGCCTGGTTCATGCAGTTCGCGAAGGGGGTCTTTCAGGGGAACGTCATGGAGGATTGCGGCATCGCGCTGGAGCTGTGGCGCTCGCCGGGGTGGGTCGTCAGTGGCAACTTCATCGGCGCGGCCCGAGCGACCGAGGGCGCGGAGAAGCCCCGGGAGAGCGTCGGCTTCCGCTGCTTCGGCTTCCGCGATCTCGTCTGCACCGGCAACATCCTCGATGTGGACGTGCCCTTCGACCACGACAACAAGGACTGGTACGACGAGCACTATGTCATCCGCGACAACGTGATCCTGCGCGGCAAGAGCCGCGAGAACGCCCAACCGGCCGAGAAGCACCCGGGGATGTGA
- a CDS encoding transposase yields MPRVPRTVVPGYPYHLTARGNERAQVFFLDDDCRQYLLWLADYSAKYGLKTWAYCLMANHVHLVTVPLTETGLSDVFGALQMRYARRINDRRGTTGHVWEGRFRACPVDERHLIAAVRYVERNPVRAGLVERAEDFAWSSARPHCGLRRDPVLAPDLPLLELVSDWRDWLRTEEDPGELGRLRHHTLRCQPCGSEGFVEQFRRRQPCTEERK; encoded by the coding sequence ATGCCGCGTGTGCCACGGACCGTCGTCCCGGGCTATCCCTATCACCTCACGGCGCGCGGAAACGAGCGTGCCCAGGTGTTCTTCCTCGATGATGACTGCCGGCAGTACCTGCTGTGGCTCGCCGACTACAGCGCGAAGTACGGTCTGAAGACATGGGCCTACTGCCTGATGGCAAACCACGTTCACCTGGTCACCGTGCCCCTGACGGAGACCGGTCTGAGCGACGTTTTCGGCGCGCTCCAGATGCGGTACGCCCGGCGAATCAACGACCGGCGTGGCACGACCGGGCACGTGTGGGAGGGGCGCTTCCGGGCCTGCCCGGTGGATGAGCGCCACCTGATCGCGGCAGTGCGGTACGTCGAGCGCAACCCGGTACGGGCCGGACTGGTGGAGCGGGCCGAGGACTTCGCGTGGAGCAGTGCACGGCCGCACTGCGGGCTGCGACGCGACCCGGTGCTCGCGCCGGACCTGCCATTGCTGGAACTCGTCTCCGACTGGCGCGACTGGCTCAGGACCGAGGAGGACCCGGGAGAGTTGGGCAGGCTGCGACACCACACACTGAGGTGCCAGCCGTGCGGTAGTGAGGGCTTCGTGGAGCAGTTCCGCCGAAGACAGCCCTGTACTGAAGAGAGGAAGTGA
- a CDS encoding right-handed parallel beta-helix repeat-containing protein encodes MRNLTLLLALVLLSSLSHAAAPGTVVCTVSPAGNDAWSGKLAAPNKTKTDGPVATLAAAQKLVRAAMLKGAPGPLQVVIRGGTYALTEPLAFGPQDSGSAACPIVYVAMKGETPVFSGGARITGWRRGEGKLWVADVPGVKSGDWTFHQLFVGGQRRTRARTPNEGTLKLAGTLRPLQGRDSRSDPATKQGFIYSGNDLQRWDELDDVNVIVYHAWTSSRHWIKELDEQEKIVRFRAPSGWPIGYWDRAGRYFVENFRAALDSPGEWYLSRAEGRLYYWPLPGEDMTRATVIAPRLQHLLEIKGDAAVGLPVSHVTFNGLSFQYADWQHDPDKVCDGQAAVHTTAAVVASGALDCRFEGCEIAHVGEYALILGDGCKRNRVQTCHVHDLGGGGVRIGGTSLPNTPALQAERNTVDNCFIHDGGYVFEAGIGVWIGRSSFNTVSHNEICDLRYSGCSVGWSWGYAPTTAHDNLFEYNHIHNIGKGVLSDMGGIYSLGISPGTVERFNHIHDVYSYSYGGWGLYTDEGSSDMVLENNLVYNTKTGGFHQHYGQRNTIRNNIFAYSWEANIISARTDLGNDLVFERNVVLTSNGTPLGGNLRPDRFTLRSNLYWDTQGSDLSFYGLDFPDWQAAGKDEGSIVADPLFVNAPGLNFRLRSEAVVAKIGFKPFDVGTAGLYGDPKWVALPKGIVRPAVEVPKPPPPLLVTDDFETTKVGDQPANARVSGEENGASIRVTDATAGAGKHSLRFTDAPGLDREWQPHMVYQPRYNKGTVRFSFRVRMEPGAILWHEWRDSSAPYKVGPSLRIMGDGAVVVGNKTLTKLPLSQWVGLDLTCPLGKQAGTWQLVVTAAGAAPQTFADLTLGTADWRLLTWMGFISLATDTAVFTVDDMKMEVAQ; translated from the coding sequence ATGCGAAACCTCACCCTTCTCCTGGCGTTGGTGCTGCTGTCCTCGCTCAGTCACGCCGCCGCACCGGGCACGGTTGTCTGCACTGTCTCTCCGGCCGGCAATGACGCCTGGTCGGGCAAGCTGGCCGCCCCCAACAAGACGAAGACCGACGGCCCGGTGGCGACCCTCGCCGCCGCGCAGAAGCTCGTGCGTGCGGCGATGCTCAAAGGGGCGCCGGGCCCGCTGCAGGTCGTCATTCGCGGCGGCACGTACGCACTGACCGAACCGCTCGCGTTCGGCCCGCAGGACTCCGGCAGCGCCGCCTGCCCCATCGTCTATGTCGCCATGAAGGGCGAGACGCCGGTCTTCTCCGGCGGGGCGCGGATCACCGGTTGGCGGCGGGGCGAGGGGAAGCTATGGGTCGCCGACGTGCCGGGCGTCAAGAGCGGGGATTGGACCTTCCACCAGCTCTTCGTGGGCGGCCAGCGCCGGACGCGGGCCCGCACGCCCAACGAGGGCACTCTGAAGCTCGCCGGCACCCTCAGGCCCCTCCAGGGGCGCGACAGCCGTAGCGATCCGGCCACCAAGCAGGGCTTCATCTACAGCGGCAACGACCTGCAGCGCTGGGACGAACTCGATGATGTCAACGTGATCGTCTACCACGCCTGGACGTCGTCGCGGCACTGGATCAAGGAGCTGGACGAGCAGGAGAAGATCGTGCGCTTCCGCGCGCCCTCGGGCTGGCCCATCGGCTACTGGGACCGCGCCGGGCGCTACTTCGTGGAGAACTTCAGGGCGGCGCTGGACTCCCCGGGCGAGTGGTACCTGTCGCGTGCCGAGGGGCGGCTGTACTACTGGCCGCTGCCGGGCGAGGACATGACCAGGGCCACGGTCATCGCCCCGCGTCTGCAGCACCTGCTGGAGATCAAGGGCGATGCCGCCGTCGGCCTGCCGGTCAGCCACGTCACGTTCAACGGCCTGAGCTTCCAGTACGCCGACTGGCAGCACGACCCGGACAAGGTCTGCGACGGCCAGGCTGCCGTGCACACAACCGCCGCCGTCGTCGCCAGCGGGGCCCTGGACTGCCGCTTCGAAGGCTGCGAGATCGCCCACGTCGGCGAATATGCGCTGATCCTGGGCGACGGCTGCAAGCGCAACCGCGTGCAGACCTGCCATGTCCACGATCTGGGCGGCGGGGGCGTCCGCATCGGGGGCACCAGCCTGCCCAACACGCCGGCGCTGCAAGCCGAGCGCAACACGGTGGACAACTGCTTCATCCACGACGGCGGATACGTCTTCGAGGCCGGGATTGGCGTGTGGATCGGCCGCAGCAGCTTCAACACCGTCTCCCACAACGAGATCTGCGACCTCCGCTACAGCGGGTGCTCGGTCGGGTGGAGCTGGGGCTATGCGCCCACGACCGCGCACGACAACCTCTTTGAGTACAACCACATCCACAACATCGGCAAGGGCGTGCTGTCGGACATGGGCGGGATCTACTCGCTGGGTATCTCGCCGGGCACGGTCGAGCGCTTCAACCACATCCACGACGTGTACTCGTATAGCTACGGCGGGTGGGGCCTGTACACGGACGAGGGCAGCAGCGACATGGTGCTGGAGAACAACCTCGTCTACAACACGAAGACCGGCGGCTTCCACCAGCACTACGGCCAGCGCAACACCATCCGCAACAACATCTTCGCCTACTCGTGGGAAGCCAACATCATCAGCGCGCGCACGGACCTCGGCAATGACCTGGTGTTCGAGCGCAATGTCGTGCTGACGAGCAACGGTACGCCACTGGGCGGAAACCTGCGGCCCGACCGCTTCACGCTCCGCAGCAACCTGTACTGGGACACCCAGGGCAGCGACCTGAGCTTCTACGGTCTGGACTTCCCCGACTGGCAGGCGGCCGGCAAGGATGAGGGCTCGATCGTGGCCGACCCGCTGTTCGTGAACGCACCGGGCCTGAACTTCCGCCTCAGGAGCGAAGCTGTGGTCGCCAAGATCGGCTTCAAGCCCTTCGACGTGGGCACCGCCGGGCTGTACGGCGACCCGAAGTGGGTGGCGCTGCCCAAGGGCATCGTGCGGCCGGCGGTTGAGGTCCCCAAGCCGCCCCCGCCGCTGCTCGTGACGGACGACTTCGAGACCACGAAAGTCGGAGACCAGCCCGCCAATGCCCGCGTCTCGGGTGAGGAGAACGGCGCCTCGATCCGCGTGACCGACGCTACCGCCGGCGCCGGCAAGCACAGCCTCAGGTTCACCGACGCGCCGGGCCTGGACCGTGAGTGGCAGCCGCACATGGTCTACCAGCCGCGCTACAACAAGGGCACCGTCCGCTTCAGCTTCCGCGTGCGGATGGAGCCGGGGGCGATCCTGTGGCACGAATGGCGCGACAGCTCGGCCCCGTACAAGGTGGGGCCGAGCCTGAGGATCATGGGCGATGGGGCGGTGGTGGTCGGCAACAAGACGCTGACGAAGCTGCCGCTCAGCCAGTGGGTCGGCCTCGACCTCACCTGTCCGCTGGGCAAGCAGGCCGGGACCTGGCAGCTCGTGGTGACCGCTGCGGGCGCGGCGCCGCAGACCTTCGCCGACCTCACCCTCGGCACGGCCGACTGGCGGCTGCTCACCTGGATGGGTTTCATCAGCCTCGCCACCGACACCGCCGTGTTCACCGTGGACGACATGAAGATGGAGGTCGCGCAGTGA
- a CDS encoding heparinase II/III-family protein codes for MSDTGPDLWGVRRDRDRLRRNLEQPLLAPWRQQTLDKLAQSLNEPLPAAEDSTDAMRKLSEQAQSLAFAYVVTDEPPYADRARACLDSICASSSRWDFVQHNAMYPEDTADLGTAETTKACANAVSWLWPTLSEHQRAGFIAMIAERGGQAIYQGATAGCWWGSALNSNWTAVLNSGLAFAALLRVGAEERVGARVLTRGSSSLSAWGNADPRALDWLAFARARTIEMLDLAAEEGAGVEGAGYWLYCFGTLQDNVEALRNVTGEDLYAHSFWRVCSRFLPYIALPDFSAWVNYADTGYRGLGGSAFFHGVAARARDPFAQWFGNEVLRRNPSVSWKSLLLYDPDVPERGPEAEPPCRVFQSIHLASFRSGWDEDATFMLFKGGSNAWSHAHLDLNSFFITSHGERLATEPGPEHYSLAYWHSIQPVVSTAWHNCVVVDGAHQRVPAQYAMGYDLEEAGDCYSRLSDHVAEDWVEMIRGDATTAYGDMLSRAWRDMVYLKPNVFVIFDDLIGHPVRCQRNFEWLLHSECELGEIPSRVVWEGSPTPTRALEARGEKATLRIEPIFPTGWEHKFITGRTVPYADDKPLHAVSIRPYWHHKWNVDPHKSPYPHWDPRGDATPLFDNTCQFLIVLTALGSGEEPADRLEPIAQGTAKGVRLVGEGEETLVLFNHSRESLDLEGLQTDAEKLVLRTGNGAARHAAVRCERLTVRGVSLV; via the coding sequence GTGAGCGACACGGGCCCGGACCTGTGGGGCGTCCGGCGCGACCGCGACCGCCTCCGCCGCAACCTGGAGCAGCCGCTGCTGGCCCCCTGGCGGCAGCAGACGCTGGACAAGCTGGCTCAGTCGCTGAACGAGCCGCTGCCGGCGGCCGAGGACAGCACCGACGCGATGCGCAAGCTGTCCGAGCAGGCGCAGTCGCTGGCCTTCGCCTACGTGGTGACCGACGAGCCCCCCTACGCCGACCGAGCCCGCGCCTGCCTGGATTCCATCTGCGCCTCGTCGTCCCGCTGGGACTTCGTGCAGCACAACGCGATGTATCCCGAGGACACCGCGGACCTGGGCACCGCCGAGACAACGAAGGCCTGCGCCAACGCCGTGAGTTGGCTGTGGCCGACGCTGTCGGAACACCAGCGCGCCGGCTTCATCGCGATGATCGCTGAGCGTGGCGGGCAGGCCATCTACCAGGGCGCGACGGCAGGCTGCTGGTGGGGCAGCGCGCTGAACTCCAACTGGACGGCGGTGCTGAACTCGGGCCTGGCGTTCGCGGCGCTGCTCCGCGTGGGCGCAGAGGAACGCGTGGGCGCGCGTGTCCTCACGCGCGGGTCGTCGTCCCTGTCGGCGTGGGGAAACGCCGACCCACGCGCACTGGATTGGCTCGCCTTCGCCCGGGCCCGGACCATCGAGATGCTTGACCTGGCCGCCGAGGAGGGGGCGGGCGTCGAGGGCGCCGGCTACTGGCTGTACTGCTTCGGCACGCTGCAGGACAACGTCGAGGCCCTCCGCAATGTGACGGGCGAGGACCTGTACGCGCATTCCTTCTGGCGCGTCTGCAGCCGCTTCCTGCCGTACATCGCCCTGCCGGACTTCTCGGCGTGGGTGAACTACGCCGACACGGGGTACCGGGGGCTGGGCGGCAGCGCCTTCTTCCACGGCGTGGCCGCGCGGGCGCGCGATCCGTTCGCCCAGTGGTTCGGTAACGAAGTCCTGCGGCGCAACCCGTCCGTGAGCTGGAAGAGCCTGCTGCTCTACGACCCCGACGTGCCTGAACGGGGCCCCGAGGCCGAGCCGCCCTGCCGCGTCTTCCAGAGTATCCACCTGGCCTCGTTCCGCTCCGGCTGGGATGAGGACGCGACCTTCATGCTGTTCAAGGGCGGGTCGAACGCCTGGAGCCACGCCCACCTGGACCTGAACAGCTTCTTCATCACGAGCCACGGCGAGCGCCTGGCGACCGAGCCAGGCCCCGAGCACTACAGCCTCGCCTACTGGCACAGCATCCAGCCCGTCGTCTCGACCGCGTGGCACAACTGCGTCGTTGTGGATGGCGCACACCAGCGCGTCCCGGCGCAGTACGCGATGGGCTACGACCTGGAGGAGGCGGGCGACTGCTACAGCCGCCTGTCGGACCATGTGGCCGAGGACTGGGTGGAGATGATCCGGGGGGATGCGACCACGGCGTATGGGGACATGCTCTCCCGCGCCTGGCGGGACATGGTGTACCTGAAGCCCAACGTCTTCGTGATCTTCGACGACTTGATCGGCCACCCGGTACGCTGCCAGCGCAACTTCGAGTGGCTGCTGCACAGCGAGTGCGAGTTGGGCGAGATCCCGTCGCGCGTGGTGTGGGAGGGGTCACCGACCCCGACCCGAGCCCTCGAAGCCCGTGGCGAGAAGGCCACCCTCCGCATCGAGCCGATCTTCCCGACCGGCTGGGAGCACAAGTTCATCACGGGCCGCACCGTCCCGTACGCCGATGACAAGCCCCTGCACGCCGTCAGCATCCGGCCGTACTGGCACCACAAGTGGAACGTGGACCCGCACAAGTCGCCCTACCCGCACTGGGACCCACGCGGCGACGCCACGCCCCTGTTTGACAACACCTGCCAGTTCCTGATCGTGCTGACGGCGTTGGGGAGCGGGGAGGAGCCGGCGGATCGGCTGGAGCCCATCGCGCAAGGCACCGCGAAGGGCGTGCGGCTGGTGGGGGAGGGGGAAGAGACACTCGTGCTGTTCAACCACAGCCGCGAGAGCCTCGACCTCGAGGGCCTGCAGACCGACGCGGAGAAGCTGGTGCTGCGCACGGGCAACGGCGCGGCACGCCACGCCGCCGTCCGCTGCGAGCGGCTGACCGTCCGCGGCGTGTCGTTGGTATAG